In Musa acuminata AAA Group cultivar baxijiao chromosome BXJ2-3, Cavendish_Baxijiao_AAA, whole genome shotgun sequence, the following proteins share a genomic window:
- the LOC135607987 gene encoding transcription factor ILI6-like: protein MSSRRSRSRQSGSTRITDEQINELISKLQAVLPEARRGGNDRVSAAKVLQETCSHIRRLHREVDDLSERLSELLDSADLNSAQAAFIRSLLM from the exons ATGTCCAGCAGGAGATCTCGATCGAGGCAGTCGGGCTCGACAAGGATCACCGACGAACAGATCAACGAGCTGATCTCGAAACTCCAAGCTGTTCTTCCTGAAGCACGTCGCGGAGGCAACGATAGG GTGTCAGCAGCCAAGGTGTTGCAGGAGACTTGCAGCCACATCAGGAGATTGCATCGAGAGGTTGATGACTTGAGTGAGAGGCTGTCGGAACTGCTCGACTCAGCTGACCTAAATAGCGCTCAGGCCGCCTTCATCAGAAGCTTGCTGATGTGA